In Carassius auratus strain Wakin unplaced genomic scaffold, ASM336829v1 scaf_tig00214657, whole genome shotgun sequence, one genomic interval encodes:
- the LOC113092561 gene encoding matrilin-3-like isoform X10, whose translation MKSFIGSLVYCLSFLLADLCESYDLNNPSHILAQTYAQRRNNAFPQRTLSPAATDPHCRSRPLDLVFIIDSSRSVRPGEFEKVKIFLADMVDTLDVGPDATRVAVVNYASTVKIEFLLKNHLTKDSIKQAINRIEPLAAGTMTGMAIKKAMEEAFTEKSGARPKSKNISKVAIIVTDGRPQDQVEEVSAAARASGIEIYAVGVDRADMQSLKLMASNPLEDHVFYVETYGVIEKLTSKFRETLCEVKVEIVQDPCMCEARLAFQRQTQTSLQDLNGKLAAVIRKVEQMENMLGRM comes from the exons ATGAAGTCCTTCATTGGGAGTTTGGTATATTGCCTCTCTTTTCTGCTGGCTGATCTCTGTGAATCCTATGACCTTAACAATCCATCCCACATTTTAGCACAGACTTACGCACAAAGAAGAAATAATGCGTTTCCACAACGGACACTGAGCCCAGCAG CCACAGATCCACATTGTAGGAGCCGTCCACTGGACCTGGTTTTCATCATTGACAGCTCACGTAGCGTGCGTCCAGGTGAGTTTGAGAAGGTCAAGATCTTCCTGGCTGACATGGTGGACACTCTTGACGTTGGCCCAGATGCCACACGTGTTGCAGTGGTGAACTATGCCAGCACGGTCAAAATTGAGTTCCTGCTGAAAAACCATCTCACGAAGGACTCCATAAAGCAAGCCATCAACCGCATCGAACCCTTGGCTGCAGGAACCATGACTGGTATGGCCATCAAGAAAGCCATGGAGGAAGCCTTCACTGAGAAGTCTGGAGCAAGGCCTAAATCGAAGAACATCTCAAAGGTTGCCATCATTGTCACCGATGGACGTCCTCAAGACCAAGTCGAGGAGGTGTCGGCTGCAGCCCGAGCTTCAGGGATTGAGATTTACGCAGTCGGAGTGGACAGGGCTGACATGCAGTCTCTGAAGCTGATGGCCAGCAATCCACTTGAGGACCATGTGTTCTACGTGGAGACCTACGGTGTCATTGAGAAGCTCACATCGAAGTTCCGGGAGACATTGTGCG AGGTGAAGGTGGAGATCGTTCAGGACCCCTGCATGTGTGAGGCCCGACTGGCTTTCCAGAGGCAGACACAAACCTCCCTACAGGACCTCAACGGCAAAC TTGCTGCTGTCATAAGAAAGGTTGAGCAAATGGAAAACATGCTGGGACGCATGTAA
- the LOC113092561 gene encoding matrilin-3-like isoform X9, protein MKSFIGSLVYCLSFLLADLCESYDLNNPSHILAQTYAQRRNNAFPQRTLSPAGLDACAMGHDCEHICVSSGSSFYCKCRKGYILNEDQKTCSLKHMDACEIGHSCQHICVSSGNSYHCKCRSGFVLNDDMRTCSIRGAGAYQHGDSVHKGDRNKKNDGNQNGEGSANVDACMFGHDCQHTCVSSGSSYYCTCPPGFVLMQDKKSCFKASDADGDGSASASLDYCALGHECEHICVNDDASYHCQCHGGFVLQEDKKSCSKKQVKVEIVQDPCMCEARLAFQRQTQTSLQDLNGKLAAVIRKVEQMENMLGRM, encoded by the exons ATGAAGTCCTTCATTGGGAGTTTGGTATATTGCCTCTCTTTTCTGCTGGCTGATCTCTGTGAATCCTATGACCTTAACAATCCATCCCACATTTTAGCACAGACTTACGCACAAAGAAGAAATAATGCGTTTCCACAACGGACACTGAGCCCAGCAG GTCTGGACGCCTGTGCAATGGGACATGACTGTGAGCACATATGTGTCAGCAGTGGCTCCTCCTTTTACTGCAAGTGCCGGAAGGGCTATATTTTGAACGAAGACCAGAAAACATGTTCCCTAAAAC ATATGGATGCCTGTGAAATTGGACACAGCTGTCAACACATTTGTGTGAGCAGTGGCAACTCGTATCACTGCAAATGTCGCTCAGGCTTTGTCTTGAACGACGACATGCGAACATGCTCCATTAGAGGCGCTGGCGCTTACCAACATGGTGACAGTGTACACAAGGGGGACCGAAACAAAAAGAATGATGGCAACCAAAATGGTGAAGGTAGTGCTA ATGTGGATGCCTGTATGTTTGGCCATGACTGCCAACACACATGCGTCTCCAGCGGTTCTTCATATTACTGCACGTGTCCTCCTGGTTTTGTCTTGATGCAGGACAAGAAATCATGTTTCAAAGCCAGTGACGCTGATGGTGATGGTAGTGCCAGTGCCA GTCTGGACTACTGTGCGCTGGGTCATGAATGTGAACACATTTGCGTCAATGATGATGCTTCCTATCACTGTCAGTGCCATGGGGGTTTTGTGTTGCAAGAAGACAAGAAATCATGTTCCAAAAAAC AGGTGAAGGTGGAGATCGTTCAGGACCCCTGCATGTGTGAGGCCCGACTGGCTTTCCAGAGGCAGACACAAACCTCCCTACAGGACCTCAACGGCAAAC TTGCTGCTGTCATAAGAAAGGTTGAGCAAATGGAAAACATGCTGGGACGCATGTAA
- the LOC113092561 gene encoding matrilin-3-like isoform X7: MKSFIGSLVYCLSFLLADLCESYDLNNPSHILAQTYAQRRNNAFPQRTLSPAATDPHCRSRPLDLVFIIDSSRSVRPGEFEKVKIFLADMVDTLDVGPDATRVAVVNYASTVKIEFLLKNHLTKDSIKQAINRIEPLAAGTMTGMAIKKAMEEAFTEKSGARPKSKNISKVAIIVTDGRPQDQVEEVSAAARASGIEIYAVGVDRADMQSLKLMASNPLEDHVFYVETYGVIEKLTSKFRETLCDMDACEIGHSCQHICVSSGNSYHCKCRSGFVLNDDMRTCSIRGAGAYQHGDSVHKGDRNKKNDGNQNGEGSANVDACMFGHDCQHTCVSSGSSYYCTCPPGFVLMQDKKSCFKASDADGDGSASASLDYCALGHECEHICVNDDASYHCQCHGGFVLQEDKKSCSKKQVKVEIVQDPCMCEARLAFQRQTQTSLQDLNGKLAAVIRKVEQMENMLGRM; encoded by the exons ATGAAGTCCTTCATTGGGAGTTTGGTATATTGCCTCTCTTTTCTGCTGGCTGATCTCTGTGAATCCTATGACCTTAACAATCCATCCCACATTTTAGCACAGACTTACGCACAAAGAAGAAATAATGCGTTTCCACAACGGACACTGAGCCCAGCAG CCACAGATCCACATTGTAGGAGCCGTCCACTGGACCTGGTTTTCATCATTGACAGCTCACGTAGCGTGCGTCCAGGTGAGTTTGAGAAGGTCAAGATCTTCCTGGCTGACATGGTGGACACTCTTGACGTTGGCCCAGATGCCACACGTGTTGCAGTGGTGAACTATGCCAGCACGGTCAAAATTGAGTTCCTGCTGAAAAACCATCTCACGAAGGACTCCATAAAGCAAGCCATCAACCGCATCGAACCCTTGGCTGCAGGAACCATGACTGGTATGGCCATCAAGAAAGCCATGGAGGAAGCCTTCACTGAGAAGTCTGGAGCAAGGCCTAAATCGAAGAACATCTCAAAGGTTGCCATCATTGTCACCGATGGACGTCCTCAAGACCAAGTCGAGGAGGTGTCGGCTGCAGCCCGAGCTTCAGGGATTGAGATTTACGCAGTCGGAGTGGACAGGGCTGACATGCAGTCTCTGAAGCTGATGGCCAGCAATCCACTTGAGGACCATGTGTTCTACGTGGAGACCTACGGTGTCATTGAGAAGCTCACATCGAAGTTCCGGGAGACATTGTGCG ATATGGATGCCTGTGAAATTGGACACAGCTGTCAACACATTTGTGTGAGCAGTGGCAACTCGTATCACTGCAAATGTCGCTCAGGCTTTGTCTTGAACGACGACATGCGAACATGCTCCATTAGAGGCGCTGGCGCTTACCAACATGGTGACAGTGTACACAAGGGGGACCGAAACAAAAAGAATGATGGCAACCAAAATGGTGAAGGTAGTGCTA ATGTGGATGCCTGTATGTTTGGCCATGACTGCCAACACACATGCGTCTCCAGCGGTTCTTCATATTACTGCACGTGTCCTCCTGGTTTTGTCTTGATGCAGGACAAGAAATCATGTTTCAAAGCCAGTGACGCTGATGGTGATGGTAGTGCCAGTGCCA GTCTGGACTACTGTGCGCTGGGTCATGAATGTGAACACATTTGCGTCAATGATGATGCTTCCTATCACTGTCAGTGCCATGGGGGTTTTGTGTTGCAAGAAGACAAGAAATCATGTTCCAAAAAAC AGGTGAAGGTGGAGATCGTTCAGGACCCCTGCATGTGTGAGGCCCGACTGGCTTTCCAGAGGCAGACACAAACCTCCCTACAGGACCTCAACGGCAAAC TTGCTGCTGTCATAAGAAAGGTTGAGCAAATGGAAAACATGCTGGGACGCATGTAA
- the LOC113092561 gene encoding matrilin-3-like isoform X8, which produces MKSFIGSLVYCLSFLLADLCESYDLNNPSHILAQTYAQRRNNAFPQRTLSPAATDPHCRSRPLDLVFIIDSSRSVRPGEFEKVKIFLADMVDTLDVGPDATRVAVVNYASTVKIEFLLKNHLTKDSIKQAINRIEPLAAGTMTGMAIKKAMEEAFTEKSGARPKSKNISKVAIIVTDGRPQDQVEEVSAAARASGIEIYAVGVDRADMQSLKLMASNPLEDHVFYVETYGVIEKLTSKFRETLCGLDACAMGHDCEHICVSSGSSFYCKCRKGYILNEDQKTCSLKQVKVEIVQDPCMCEARLAFQRQTQTSLQDLNGKLAAVIRKVEQMENMLGRM; this is translated from the exons ATGAAGTCCTTCATTGGGAGTTTGGTATATTGCCTCTCTTTTCTGCTGGCTGATCTCTGTGAATCCTATGACCTTAACAATCCATCCCACATTTTAGCACAGACTTACGCACAAAGAAGAAATAATGCGTTTCCACAACGGACACTGAGCCCAGCAG CCACAGATCCACATTGTAGGAGCCGTCCACTGGACCTGGTTTTCATCATTGACAGCTCACGTAGCGTGCGTCCAGGTGAGTTTGAGAAGGTCAAGATCTTCCTGGCTGACATGGTGGACACTCTTGACGTTGGCCCAGATGCCACACGTGTTGCAGTGGTGAACTATGCCAGCACGGTCAAAATTGAGTTCCTGCTGAAAAACCATCTCACGAAGGACTCCATAAAGCAAGCCATCAACCGCATCGAACCCTTGGCTGCAGGAACCATGACTGGTATGGCCATCAAGAAAGCCATGGAGGAAGCCTTCACTGAGAAGTCTGGAGCAAGGCCTAAATCGAAGAACATCTCAAAGGTTGCCATCATTGTCACCGATGGACGTCCTCAAGACCAAGTCGAGGAGGTGTCGGCTGCAGCCCGAGCTTCAGGGATTGAGATTTACGCAGTCGGAGTGGACAGGGCTGACATGCAGTCTCTGAAGCTGATGGCCAGCAATCCACTTGAGGACCATGTGTTCTACGTGGAGACCTACGGTGTCATTGAGAAGCTCACATCGAAGTTCCGGGAGACATTGTGCG GTCTGGACGCCTGTGCAATGGGACATGACTGTGAGCACATATGTGTCAGCAGTGGCTCCTCCTTTTACTGCAAGTGCCGGAAGGGCTATATTTTGAACGAAGACCAGAAAACATGTTCCCTAAAAC AGGTGAAGGTGGAGATCGTTCAGGACCCCTGCATGTGTGAGGCCCGACTGGCTTTCCAGAGGCAGACACAAACCTCCCTACAGGACCTCAACGGCAAAC TTGCTGCTGTCATAAGAAAGGTTGAGCAAATGGAAAACATGCTGGGACGCATGTAA
- the LOC113092561 gene encoding matrilin-3-like isoform X6 yields MKSFIGSLVYCLSFLLADLCESYDLNNPSHILAQTYAQRRNNAFPQRTLSPAATDPHCRSRPLDLVFIIDSSRSVRPGEFEKVKIFLADMVDTLDVGPDATRVAVVNYASTVKIEFLLKNHLTKDSIKQAINRIEPLAAGTMTGMAIKKAMEEAFTEKSGARPKSKNISKVAIIVTDGRPQDQVEEVSAAARASGIEIYAVGVDRADMQSLKLMASNPLEDHVFYVETYGVIEKLTSKFRETLCGLDACAMGHDCEHICVSSGSSFYCKCRKGYILNEDQKTCSLKHMDACEIGHSCQHICVSSGNSYHCKCRSGFVLNDDMRTCSIRGAGAYQHGDSVHKGDRNKKNDGNQNGEGSANVDACMFGHDCQHTCVSSGSSYYCTCPPGFVLMQDKKSCFKASDADGDGSASASLDYCALGHECEHICVNDDASYHCQCHGGFVLQEDKKSCSKKQVKVEIVQDPCMCEARLAFQRQTQTSLQDLNGKLAAVIRKVEQMENMLGRM; encoded by the exons ATGAAGTCCTTCATTGGGAGTTTGGTATATTGCCTCTCTTTTCTGCTGGCTGATCTCTGTGAATCCTATGACCTTAACAATCCATCCCACATTTTAGCACAGACTTACGCACAAAGAAGAAATAATGCGTTTCCACAACGGACACTGAGCCCAGCAG CCACAGATCCACATTGTAGGAGCCGTCCACTGGACCTGGTTTTCATCATTGACAGCTCACGTAGCGTGCGTCCAGGTGAGTTTGAGAAGGTCAAGATCTTCCTGGCTGACATGGTGGACACTCTTGACGTTGGCCCAGATGCCACACGTGTTGCAGTGGTGAACTATGCCAGCACGGTCAAAATTGAGTTCCTGCTGAAAAACCATCTCACGAAGGACTCCATAAAGCAAGCCATCAACCGCATCGAACCCTTGGCTGCAGGAACCATGACTGGTATGGCCATCAAGAAAGCCATGGAGGAAGCCTTCACTGAGAAGTCTGGAGCAAGGCCTAAATCGAAGAACATCTCAAAGGTTGCCATCATTGTCACCGATGGACGTCCTCAAGACCAAGTCGAGGAGGTGTCGGCTGCAGCCCGAGCTTCAGGGATTGAGATTTACGCAGTCGGAGTGGACAGGGCTGACATGCAGTCTCTGAAGCTGATGGCCAGCAATCCACTTGAGGACCATGTGTTCTACGTGGAGACCTACGGTGTCATTGAGAAGCTCACATCGAAGTTCCGGGAGACATTGTGCG GTCTGGACGCCTGTGCAATGGGACATGACTGTGAGCACATATGTGTCAGCAGTGGCTCCTCCTTTTACTGCAAGTGCCGGAAGGGCTATATTTTGAACGAAGACCAGAAAACATGTTCCCTAAAAC ATATGGATGCCTGTGAAATTGGACACAGCTGTCAACACATTTGTGTGAGCAGTGGCAACTCGTATCACTGCAAATGTCGCTCAGGCTTTGTCTTGAACGACGACATGCGAACATGCTCCATTAGAGGCGCTGGCGCTTACCAACATGGTGACAGTGTACACAAGGGGGACCGAAACAAAAAGAATGATGGCAACCAAAATGGTGAAGGTAGTGCTA ATGTGGATGCCTGTATGTTTGGCCATGACTGCCAACACACATGCGTCTCCAGCGGTTCTTCATATTACTGCACGTGTCCTCCTGGTTTTGTCTTGATGCAGGACAAGAAATCATGTTTCAAAGCCAGTGACGCTGATGGTGATGGTAGTGCCAGTGCCA GTCTGGACTACTGTGCGCTGGGTCATGAATGTGAACACATTTGCGTCAATGATGATGCTTCCTATCACTGTCAGTGCCATGGGGGTTTTGTGTTGCAAGAAGACAAGAAATCATGTTCCAAAAAAC AGGTGAAGGTGGAGATCGTTCAGGACCCCTGCATGTGTGAGGCCCGACTGGCTTTCCAGAGGCAGACACAAACCTCCCTACAGGACCTCAACGGCAAAC TTGCTGCTGTCATAAGAAAGGTTGAGCAAATGGAAAACATGCTGGGACGCATGTAA